The Faecalibacterium prausnitzii genome includes a window with the following:
- the xseA gene encoding exodeoxyribonuclease VII large subunit — protein sequence MAEVISVSALNQYVKTLLDANDLLFDLALRGEIANFVQNARSGHCYFSLRDETSSVKAVMFRSDARRLGFRPEEGMKVIVRCRATLYERDGAFQVYVNDMFPDGIGSAQLAFEQLKAKLDREGLFAAERKKPLPRFPKCIGLVTSKTGAALQDIRNVIGRRWPAVRLLLCPVSVQGFEAADEIAAAIDRLDKSGQVDEIIVARGGGSREDLWVFNAERIARAASRCKTPLISAIGHEIDFTILDFVADQRAPTPSAAAELAVPDRAEFSRKICNLEENIHISIQNRLSLCYNRLDETVQPLSRQNMQAQLAGRQQQLEAVSGQLQTAAREKQQDAGLRLRHASALAATLNPYGVLARGYALVQDEKGRICAPDALREGQKMTLCGAVNRIHCTVDAVEGPNESTQEL from the coding sequence ATGGCTGAAGTGATCTCCGTCTCGGCGCTGAACCAATATGTCAAGACCCTGCTGGATGCCAACGATCTCCTGTTCGACCTTGCTCTCCGGGGCGAGATCGCGAACTTTGTTCAGAACGCCCGCAGCGGCCACTGTTATTTTTCGCTGCGGGACGAGACGAGCAGCGTCAAAGCGGTGATGTTCCGGTCAGACGCGCGGCGGCTCGGTTTCCGCCCCGAAGAGGGGATGAAGGTCATCGTCCGCTGCCGCGCCACCCTGTACGAGCGAGACGGTGCGTTCCAGGTCTACGTCAACGACATGTTCCCGGACGGCATCGGCTCGGCGCAGCTCGCCTTTGAGCAACTGAAAGCGAAACTCGACCGGGAGGGCCTGTTTGCCGCCGAACGCAAAAAGCCGCTGCCCCGGTTCCCGAAGTGCATCGGCCTTGTCACCAGCAAGACGGGGGCTGCGCTGCAGGATATCCGGAACGTCATCGGGCGGCGGTGGCCAGCCGTGCGGCTGCTGCTCTGCCCGGTCAGTGTGCAGGGATTTGAAGCGGCTGACGAGATTGCCGCAGCCATCGACCGGCTGGACAAGTCCGGTCAGGTGGACGAGATCATCGTGGCGCGCGGCGGCGGAAGCCGGGAAGACCTCTGGGTCTTCAATGCCGAGCGCATCGCGCGGGCCGCATCCCGCTGCAAAACACCGCTCATCAGCGCCATCGGTCACGAGATCGACTTTACGATCCTGGACTTTGTGGCAGACCAGCGCGCCCCGACCCCCTCGGCGGCGGCAGAGCTTGCCGTGCCCGACCGGGCCGAATTTTCACGAAAAATATGCAATTTGGAAGAAAATATTCACATTTCTATCCAAAACAGGCTGAGTTTATGCTATAATAGGCTGGACGAAACGGTGCAGCCGCTTTCCCGGCAGAACATGCAGGCGCAGCTTGCAGGCCGACAGCAGCAGTTGGAGGCAGTTTCCGGGCAGCTGCAAACGGCCGCGCGGGAAAAGCAGCAGGACGCCGGGCTGCGTCTGCGCCATGCGTCTGCGCTGGCTGCAACGCTGAACCCGTATGGCGTCCTCGCGCGGGGCTATGCGCTCGTGCAGGACGAAAAAGGCCGCATCTGTGCGCCGGATGCCCTTCGCGAAGGGCAGAAGATGACGCTCTGCGGCGCAGTGAACCGCATCCATTGTACCGTGGATGCCGTGGAGGGACCCAATGAGAGCACCCAAGAGCTTTGA
- a CDS encoding divergent PAP2 family protein: MQLIRDVLNLNPILTVALLAWFVAQVLKTLINFILLGKFQLERMWGDGGMPSAHSATVCAMVIATARSEGFGSAIFAVAAVVAIITMHDAMGVRRETGEQAKVLNKMIEQWIDVTEKNAPFLQNMHLKEMVGHTPLQVLAGFVVGCVVGALYPMAL, encoded by the coding sequence ATGCAACTGATCCGCGATGTTTTGAACCTGAATCCGATCCTGACGGTGGCGCTTCTGGCGTGGTTCGTCGCGCAGGTATTGAAGACCCTCATCAATTTTATCCTGCTGGGCAAGTTCCAGCTGGAGCGGATGTGGGGAGACGGCGGTATGCCCAGCGCCCACAGCGCGACCGTCTGCGCCATGGTCATCGCCACGGCCCGGAGCGAGGGCTTCGGCTCGGCGATCTTTGCGGTGGCCGCAGTCGTCGCCATCATCACGATGCACGACGCCATGGGTGTCCGCCGCGAGACCGGCGAACAGGCCAAGGTGCTGAACAAGATGATCGAGCAGTGGATCGACGTAACGGAAAAGAACGCCCCCTTCCTCCAGAACATGCACCTGAAGGAAATGGTCGGCCACACTCCGCTGCAGGTCCTGGCCGGTTTTGTGGTCGGCTGCGTGGTCGGGGCGTTGTACCCGATGGCGCTCTGA
- a CDS encoding YabP/YqfC family sporulation protein, giving the protein MKKQRSGRLSLREWLWRMFRQPPRGFYGQPSVYRSGDRMEIEQFRRILTYDEEKLCLEFRRGRFTVYGDELHIETLAAHRITLRGCVLRTEFDGDGGH; this is encoded by the coding sequence GTGAAAAAACAGCGGAGCGGGCGGCTTTCCCTGCGCGAATGGCTCTGGCGGATGTTCCGCCAGCCGCCGCGCGGGTTTTACGGTCAGCCGTCGGTCTACCGCAGCGGCGACCGGATGGAGATCGAGCAGTTCCGGCGCATCCTGACCTACGATGAAGAAAAGCTCTGTCTGGAATTCCGGCGGGGGCGGTTCACGGTCTACGGAGACGAACTGCACATCGAAACGCTGGCCGCGCACCGCATCACTTTGCGGGGGTGCGTTCTGCGCACCGAATTTGACGGCGACGGCGGGCATTAG
- a CDS encoding glycoprotease, with translation MSRYTLGIDTSNYATSLAVFDTAGEVVCAKKRFLPVKEGQLGLRQSDALFHHTTALPEMLEELSREFDLTRIAAVGVSQKPRPVEGSYMPCFLAGVSAATAFARARGIPLVHTTHQQGHAAAALFAAKGEELFCQKVLLFHISGGTTDLLLCDGVRQITTLGTSSDLYAGQAVDRVGVKLGFPFPAGAEVSRLAALCEEPIRPKSSVKGMTCSLSGLENQCNALLQTGKSPEYVCKYCLLCVADTVVRMTKAAQKEYPGLPVVCAGGVMSSDIIRVWVQQRLPQVYFVPGRYSSDNAIGVSILAAREAGLWLK, from the coding sequence GTGAGCCGCTATACACTGGGCATCGACACAAGCAATTATGCAACCTCTCTGGCAGTTTTTGACACAGCCGGAGAGGTTGTTTGTGCAAAGAAAAGGTTTCTTCCGGTCAAGGAGGGCCAGCTGGGCCTCCGCCAGAGCGATGCGCTGTTCCACCACACCACCGCTCTGCCCGAAATGCTGGAGGAACTGAGCCGGGAGTTCGACCTGACGCGGATCGCGGCGGTGGGCGTTTCGCAGAAACCCCGCCCCGTGGAGGGAAGCTACATGCCCTGCTTCCTGGCGGGCGTCAGTGCAGCCACGGCTTTTGCCAGAGCGCGGGGCATCCCGCTCGTCCACACGACCCATCAGCAGGGGCATGCCGCCGCTGCTCTGTTCGCCGCCAAAGGGGAGGAGCTGTTCTGCCAGAAGGTGCTGCTCTTCCACATTTCCGGCGGCACCACTGACCTGCTGCTCTGCGACGGGGTCCGGCAGATCACGACGCTGGGCACCAGCAGCGATCTCTACGCCGGGCAGGCCGTGGACCGCGTGGGCGTCAAACTGGGCTTTCCGTTCCCGGCAGGTGCCGAGGTCTCCCGCCTGGCAGCGCTGTGCGAAGAGCCCATCCGGCCAAAGTCCAGCGTCAAAGGGATGACATGCAGCCTTTCCGGCCTGGAAAATCAGTGCAATGCGCTGCTGCAAACTGGAAAAAGCCCGGAGTATGTCTGCAAATACTGCCTGCTCTGCGTGGCTGATACCGTCGTCCGGATGACGAAGGCGGCGCAGAAGGAATACCCCGGCCTGCCGGTGGTCTGCGCAGGCGGCGTCATGAGCAGCGACATCATCCGCGTGTGGGTGCAGCAGCGTCTGCCGCAGGTGTATTTCGTGCCGGGCCGGTATTCCAGCGACAACGCCATCGGTGTGTCCATCCTTGCCGCACGGGAGGCCGGATTATGGCTGAAGTGA
- a CDS encoding sporulation protein YqfD, translating into MDVRLLWAGVWFTAQNGDAESLLSEAARTGLHLSAVSPAPGGFSGQCAAWQYRSLAALARKRRVRLRIQTRTGLYFQLRPFLRRRGLWVGVLLFVPLLVWSQDLVWAVDAGSLTTGQRARAEAILREQVQLMPGSAVTQEKLTAGEYALLQSGEFSWASLNFLDGRLVVEAAAAKPVPDIAAGKADGVFAKAAGTVVRTNLVSGTMLAAPGQAVEAGQLLIGTSRTERDGTLIYEPAAGSVFAQLEWEHTQEEPLKITAKRLTGKHVSKRVISTNGQRISLPSWKPFSEETALVTTRHIQPDILGFGLPFSVEETTYSEQTEQEIPYTEEQALALAKLHSLQALFNAYPDAAFVAQKEDISVENNILYYRVVYTIVANICAE; encoded by the coding sequence ATGGATGTACGGCTGCTCTGGGCGGGGGTATGGTTCACAGCGCAAAACGGCGATGCCGAAAGCCTGCTCTCCGAAGCAGCGCGGACGGGCCTGCATCTCTCAGCGGTCTCCCCTGCACCCGGCGGCTTTTCGGGCCAGTGCGCGGCCTGGCAGTACCGGAGCCTTGCGGCACTGGCCCGAAAGCGGCGGGTACGGCTGCGCATTCAGACCCGCACCGGGCTGTACTTCCAGCTGCGGCCCTTTCTGCGGCGGCGCGGGCTGTGGGTGGGTGTTTTACTGTTCGTTCCCCTGCTGGTCTGGTCGCAGGATCTTGTCTGGGCCGTTGATGCAGGCAGCCTGACCACCGGGCAGCGAGCGCGGGCTGAGGCGATCCTGCGGGAGCAGGTGCAGCTGATGCCCGGAAGCGCAGTCACGCAGGAAAAACTGACCGCAGGCGAATACGCTCTTTTGCAGAGCGGCGAGTTTTCCTGGGCAAGCCTGAACTTTCTGGACGGGCGGCTCGTGGTGGAAGCAGCCGCCGCAAAACCGGTGCCCGACATCGCCGCCGGGAAGGCAGACGGCGTCTTTGCCAAAGCGGCCGGAACGGTGGTCCGCACCAATCTTGTCAGCGGGACGATGCTTGCTGCACCGGGACAGGCTGTGGAGGCCGGGCAATTGCTCATTGGCACCTCCCGCACCGAGCGGGACGGAACGTTGATCTATGAGCCTGCCGCCGGGAGCGTTTTTGCCCAATTGGAGTGGGAACATACGCAGGAGGAACCGCTGAAAATTACTGCAAAGCGGCTGACAGGAAAGCACGTTTCAAAACGGGTGATCTCAACAAATGGGCAGCGCATTTCACTTCCATCATGGAAGCCTTTTTCAGAAGAAACTGCACTTGTGACGACACGGCATATCCAACCGGATATTCTTGGGTTTGGCCTTCCCTTTTCGGTGGAAGAGACAACGTATTCCGAACAAACAGAGCAGGAAATTCCTTACACCGAAGAGCAGGCGCTCGCGCTTGCGAAACTGCACAGTTTGCAGGCACTTTTCAACGCCTATCCGGACGCCGCGTTTGTGGCACAGAAAGAGGACATTT
- the nusB gene encoding transcription antitermination factor NusB, with the protein MENILPRREARENAFLLAFSQTFGDVPLREALLNNTENEEHPVDVFGKRLLNAYYDHSAEVDDLISSHLRNWTMSRLPRVSLTVLRLALAEMLYGDEKKVGVVINEAVELTKKYGADEDYQFVNGLLGTVAREQGLDTAEDAASEEP; encoded by the coding sequence ATGGAAAATATTTTGCCCCGTCGTGAAGCCCGCGAGAATGCGTTTCTGCTGGCTTTTTCGCAGACGTTTGGTGACGTGCCCCTGCGGGAGGCTCTGCTCAACAACACCGAGAATGAAGAGCATCCCGTGGATGTGTTCGGCAAGCGGTTGCTGAACGCTTACTATGACCATTCTGCTGAGGTGGACGACCTCATCAGCAGCCATCTGCGCAACTGGACCATGTCCCGTCTGCCCCGCGTGAGCCTGACGGTGCTGCGCCTGGCTCTGGCAGAGATGCTGTACGGCGACGAGAAAAAGGTCGGCGTCGTCATCAACGAGGCGGTCGAACTGACCAAGAAATACGGAGCAGATGAGGATTACCAGTTCGTCAACGGCCTGCTGGGCACCGTCGCGCGGGAGCAGGGTCTGGACACTGCCGAAGATGCAGCGTCCGAAGAGCCGTGA
- a CDS encoding polyprenyl synthetase family protein produces MDYAKQYQEYLVRVNAALETACNTYLPEESDVCRAARYSLLGGGKRIRAVLVLAVCDMLNGDAAAADQFAAAVEMLHCYSLIHDDLPCMDNDDLRRGKPSCHKAFGEATAMLAGDVLLTEAFDVIANVEAPAIVNVRAARALGAGAGSRGMVYGQELDLKYEALAATEEQLRLIHRNKTGALINAAVQMGAAAAQANETQCRELEGYAYGIGLVFQIVDDVLDVIGSQEQLGKPIGSDSENGKSTFVTLYGTEGAMELARRLNEQTCASLRAEFGEKSAFLEQLARELLVRRS; encoded by the coding sequence ATGGATTACGCAAAGCAGTATCAGGAGTATCTGGTGCGGGTCAATGCTGCGCTGGAGACTGCCTGCAACACCTATCTGCCCGAAGAGTCGGACGTCTGCCGTGCGGCCCGCTACAGCCTGCTGGGCGGCGGAAAGCGCATCCGTGCTGTACTGGTGCTGGCCGTCTGCGATATGCTGAACGGCGATGCCGCCGCTGCCGACCAGTTTGCCGCCGCTGTGGAGATGCTGCACTGCTATTCGCTGATCCACGACGATCTGCCCTGCATGGACAACGACGACCTGCGCCGGGGCAAGCCCTCCTGCCACAAGGCATTTGGCGAGGCCACGGCTATGCTGGCCGGTGATGTCCTGCTGACCGAGGCGTTTGATGTCATCGCCAACGTCGAAGCCCCTGCCATCGTCAATGTACGGGCGGCCAGGGCGCTGGGAGCCGGTGCGGGCAGCCGCGGCATGGTCTACGGCCAGGAGCTGGATCTGAAATATGAGGCTCTGGCTGCGACCGAAGAGCAGTTGCGCCTCATCCACCGCAACAAGACCGGCGCGCTCATCAACGCAGCCGTCCAGATGGGCGCTGCCGCTGCGCAGGCCAACGAGACCCAGTGCCGGGAGCTGGAGGGCTACGCCTATGGCATCGGTCTGGTGTTCCAGATCGTGGACGATGTGCTGGATGTCATCGGCTCGCAGGAGCAGCTGGGCAAGCCCATCGGCAGCGACAGCGAGAACGGCAAGAGCACCTTCGTCACCCTCTACGGTACCGAGGGTGCGATGGAGCTGGCCCGCAGGCTGAACGAGCAGACCTGCGCGTCTCTGCGCGCAGAATTTGGCGAAAAGAGCGCCTTCCTGGAGCAGCTTGCCAGGGAACTGCTGGTCCGCCGCAGCTGA
- a CDS encoding Asp23/Gls24 family envelope stress response protein, with protein MDLQNMDLNGGTLQISTEVIGKIARCAALEVDGVSEVSCGKQNKKVKDLLEAASIQSAVTVEMRDGTAELTLNLVVAFGARIPAVAEKVQENVKTAVQNMTNVTVSRVNLVIAGVAAEEQE; from the coding sequence ATGGATTTACAGAATATGGATCTTAACGGCGGGACCCTGCAGATTTCCACCGAGGTCATTGGCAAGATCGCGCGCTGCGCTGCACTGGAAGTGGACGGTGTGTCCGAGGTCTCCTGCGGCAAGCAGAACAAAAAAGTGAAGGACTTGCTGGAAGCCGCCAGCATCCAGTCGGCCGTTACCGTGGAAATGCGGGACGGCACCGCAGAGCTGACCCTGAATCTGGTGGTCGCTTTTGGTGCGCGCATCCCGGCCGTGGCCGAAAAAGTACAGGAAAACGTGAAGACTGCTGTTCAGAACATGACCAACGTGACCGTGAGCCGCGTCAATCTGGTCATTGCGGGTGTTGCCGCCGAAGAACAGGAATAA
- the xseB gene encoding exodeoxyribonuclease VII small subunit has translation MRAPKSFEEGMDRLEGILDQMQQPETTLAESVKLYAEAASLTDYCRATLEKASLQLDEIDAKRTAAPQPEADN, from the coding sequence ATGAGAGCACCCAAGAGCTTTGAAGAAGGAATGGACCGGCTGGAAGGCATCCTTGACCAGATGCAGCAGCCGGAAACGACGCTGGCGGAATCGGTCAAGCTCTATGCGGAGGCCGCATCCCTGACCGATTACTGCCGCGCAACGTTGGAAAAGGCTTCGCTGCAGCTGGACGAGATCGACGCCAAGCGCACCGCCGCCCCGCAGCCGGAAGCAGACAACTAA